A stretch of the Triplophysa dalaica isolate WHDGS20190420 chromosome 19, ASM1584641v1, whole genome shotgun sequence genome encodes the following:
- the znf532 gene encoding zinc finger protein 532 isoform X5, whose amino-acid sequence MTNSVLQNGVKPRGTIKERFLAQSHKTMGDMKTPDFDDLLAAFDIPDMVDPKAAIESGHDDHDGQVKHNVHNEDDSHVTSGPDVGVSVIVKNVRNFDAIDQDFSEKDVHPTVGNGLHNGFLPMSPNNRYSKESNKLQRTEIHGMAGNIATFNQFSPISSAEEFDDDDKIEVDDPADKQSSLPFRPNPLTGLSTKTEERRSQHAKPATPEGPSKPKTNSNYNHRKDENNSSNGFLGNSKLSDSQKTRKPEEQPRENLRFQDAKEHKESIAGLNAAKAKSSAKLSSCIAAIAALSAKKANTEANSPETLTTPQDSPRETKETPKVTEKPSGQEVALELPKKVLSKQPESPCSVTSESSSKGSPSSPAGSVKVIPKVRIKTIKTSSGQIKRTVTRVLPEFDPEGWKKAIESSSNVASSLPPFVFSSPTKTSLPTTVLATSGGSAIEVTKQMTIKPVATAFLPVSAVKAAGSQVINLKLANNTTVKATVIPAASVQSASSAILKAANAIQQQTVMVPASSLANTKLVPKTVHLTGLNLLPKNASAAELHKVLTKPQQPIKQSMLVQQQQKKVSRVQVLTSSQSSVVEAFNKVLSSINPVPVYVPNLSPPTAACISLPSRGYRCLECGDSFALEKSLTQHYDRRSVRIEVTCNHCAKNLVFYNKCSLLSHARSHKDKGVVMQCSHLILKPIPADQMILAPSVTSSAPMSSSNLGSTIGGSQGKGNPTTVISAPSSAPVTAAMPLEKDSSKVCRSTLKCLECNEMFQEESSLALHYQQAVESNGQQKTCTICQMLLPNQCSFASHQRIHQHKSPYICPECGAICRSVHFQSHVTKNCLHYTRRVGYRCVHCSVIFADVAALKSHIQGSHCEIFYKCPICPMAFKSAPGTHSHAYTQHPGVKIGEPKLIYKCSMCDTVFTQQTLLYTHFDQHISNQKVSVFKCPDCSTHYAQKQLMLDHIKSMHGTLKTIEGPPNLGINLPLSCKPTNSMSPNNKESGSVNSNEKRERKPSSPTKKNSNGTDLPKKVHTSTSCPGWTCGECDRLFTQREVFIAHMKREHGKQLKKHPCRQCEKSFSSSHSLCRHNRIKHKGLRKVYSCLQCPEPSRTFTKRLLLEKHIQLMHGIKDAEAKLPVVEEAAEDKEQVPRPKRKLHSEDEEPGGEEEAEEPGEEGAPVKTSPSQPLKKLKINVFKTHKCAVCSYTTEDIVRFHEHIPQHKTDVSSYQCRECGLCYTSHRSLARHLFIVHKLKEPQGIGRHNGQQENTPNPEVNDGIPDTQCKVCSKTFETEGVLNTHMRTHGMAFIKSKRLSAAEK is encoded by the exons ATGACCAATTCAGTGCTGCAGAATGGGGTAAAACCGAGAGGCACAATCAAAGAGAG GTTTTTAGCTCAATCTCATAAGACCATGGGCGACATGAAAACCCCAGACTTTGATGACCTGCTCGCGGCCTTTGATATTCCTGATATGGTCGACCCCAAGGCTGCCATTGAGTCCGGCCATGATGACCATGACGGACAGGTCAAACACAATGTCCACAATGAAGATGACTCTCATGTCACCTCTGGTCCAGACGTTGGGGTAAGTGTTATTGTGAAGAACGTCCGGAATTTCGATGCTATCGATCAAGATTTCTCTGAAAAAGACGTCCACCCCACTGTCGGAAATGGACTACACAATGGCTTCTTGCCCATGTCACCCAACAACAGATACAGCAAGGAAAGCAACAAGCTTCAAAGGACTGAAATTCATGGGATGGCTGGGAATATCGCCACATTCAACCAGTTTAGCCCCATCTCAAGTGCTGAGGAGTTTGACGATGATGACAAGATCGAAGTAGACGACCCTGCAGACAAACAGAGTAGTTTACCTTTCAGACCAAATCCTCTAACTGGTCTGAGCACAAAGACAGAAGAGCGCCGTTCTCAACATGCCAAACCTGCCACACCAGAAGGCCCATCAAAGCCTAAAACAAACAGCAACTACAATCATAGGAAAGATGAGAATAATAGTTCCAATGGCTTTTTGGGAAACTCAAAGCTAAGTGACtctcaaaaaacaagaaaacctGAGGAGCAACCCAGAGAAAACCTACGATTCCAAGATGCAAAAGAGCACAAAGAATCAATTGCTGGGTTGAATGCAGCAAAAGCTAAATCATCTGCAAAGCTCTCGTCCTGCATTGCTGCAATTGCTGCCCTTAGTGCAAAGAAAGCTAACACAGAAGCAAACTCTCCAGAAACCCTTACCACACCTCAAGATTCACCTAGAGAGACAAAAGAGACTCCGAAAGTTACAGAGAAACCTTCAGGACAGGAGGTAGCTCTGGAGCTTCCCAAGAAAGTGCTCTCCAAACAACCTGAAAGCCCATGCAGTGTAACGAGTGAAAGCAGTAGCAAAGGGTCTCCTTCATCTCCAGCGGGGTCAGTCAAGGTCATCCCTAAAGTCCGCATCAAAACCATCAAGACATCTTCTGGGCAGATCAAGAGGACAGTCACCAGAGTTTTGCCGGAGTTTGATCCTGAAGGATGGAAAAAAGCTATTGAATCTTCATCCAATGTCGCCTCATCCCTGCCACCCTTCGTCTTCTCATCTCCCACCAAAACATCTCTACCCACCACAGTATTAGCAACGTCTGGAGGTTCTGCCATTGAAGTTACAAAACAAATGACCATCAAGCCGGTGGCCACTGCCTTCTTGCCAGTCTCAGCTGTAAAGGCGGCCGGTTCCCAAGTAATCAATCTTAAGCTTGCCAACAATACGACAGTGAAAGCCACCGTCATACCGGCGGCATCTGTTCAGAGTGCCAGCAGTGCCATCCTCAAAGCTGCTAATGCCATTCAGCAACAAACTGTCATGGTGCCTGCTTCCAGCCTAGCCAACACCAAACTCGTGCCAAAGACTGTTCACCTAACCGGCCTAAATCTCCTGCCCAAGAATGCATCAGCAGCTGAGCTCCACAAGGTTTTGACCAAACCCCAGCAACCCATTAAGCAATCCATGTTGGTCCAACAACAGCAGAAGAAAGTGTCCCGAGTTCAAGTTTTAACCAGTTCCCAGAGCTCGGTGGTGGAGGCCTTCAACAAAGTTTTAAGTAGCATAAACCCTGTGCCAGTTTACGTACCCAACCTCAGCCCTCCAACCGCTGCCTGTATATCCTTACCGTCCCGAGGCTACAGGTGCTTGGAATGTGGTGATTCTTTCGCCCTGGAAAAAAGCCTTACACAACATTACGATCGTAGAAGCGTCCGCATAGAGGTCACTTGCAACCACTGCGCCAAGAACCTGGTCTTTTACAACAAGTGTAGCCTTTTGTCTCATGCCAGGAGCCACAAAGACAAAGGTGTTGTCATGCAGTGTTCACATCTCATCTTGAAGCCGATTCCTGCTGACCAGATGATCTTAGCGCCCTCTGTAACCTCCAGTGCTCCCATGTCTTCGTCTAACCTTGGATCAACTATAGGAGGGAGTCAGGGGAAAGGGAACCCAACCACGGTGATCTCTGCCCCTTCTTCGGCCCCTGTTACGGCTGCAATGCCGCTGGAAAAGGACTCCTCTAAGGTCTGCAGATCGACTCTAAAGTGCTTGGAGTGTAATGAGATGTTTCAGGAAGAGTCATCACTGGCATTGCACTACCAACAGGCTGTTGAGTCCAATGGACAG CAGAAAACCTGCACCATTTGCCAAATGCTGCTGCCAAACCAGTGTAGTTTTGCCTCCCATCAACGGATCCATCAACACAAGTCTCCATATATCTGCCCAGAGTGTGGAGCTATCTGTCGATCTGTCCATTTTCAGTCTCACGTGACCAAGAACTGCCTGCACTACACACGCAGAGTCGGTTACCG CTGTGTACACTGTAGCGTCATCTTCGCTGATGTTGCTGCTCTCAAGTCGCACATTCAAGGATCCCACTGTGAAATCTTCTACAAATGCCCCATCTGCCCCATGGCTTTCAAATCGGCACCTGGCACACATTCACATGCCTATACCCAGCATCCAGGAGTTAAAATCGGAGAGCCTAA GTTGATCTACAAATGTTCCATGTGTGACACAGTTTTCACCCAGCAGACGTTGCTCTATACGCACTTCGATCAGCACATATCTAATCAGAAAGTGTCCGTCTTCAAGTGTCCTGACTGTTCCACGCACTACGCCCAAAAGCAGCTCATGTTGGATCATATCAAA TCCATGCACGGCACCCTAAAGACCATTGAGGGCCCTCCCAACCTGGGGATCAATCTTCCTCTCAGCTGCAAACCCACCAATTCCATGAGCCCCAACAACAAGGAGAGCGGTTCTGTCAACAGCaatgagaagagagagaggaagccGTCATCACCAACAAAGAAGAACAGTAATGGAACAGACCTTCCCAAAAAAGTCCATACTTCCACCTCCTGTCCCGGCTGGACCTGCGGGGAGTGTGACCGCCTGTTCACACAAAGAGAAGTCTTCATCGCGCACATGAAGAGGGAACATGGGAAG cAACTTAAAAAGCATCCCTGCAGACAGTGTGAAAAGTCCTTCAGCTCCTCTCACAGTTTGTGCAGACACAACAGAATCAAACACAAGGGCCTGCGGAAGGTCTACTCATGTCT ACAGTGTCCTGAACCCAGTCGCACGTTCACGAAAAGACTGCTGCTGGAGAAACACATCCAGCTCATGCATGGCATCAAAGACGCGGAGGCCAAGCTTCCGGTGGTGGAAGAAGCCGCTGAGGACAAAGAGCAG GTACCCCGTCCCAAACGCAAGCTCCACTCTGAAGATGAGGAGCCCGGGGGTGAAGAAGAAGCCGAGGAGCCTGGAGAGGAGGGGGCACCCGTTAAGACCTCACCCTCACAACCTTTAAAGAAACTTAAGATCAACgtattcaaaacacacaaatgtgcCGTGTGCAGCTACACCACCGAAGATATCGTGCGTTTCCACGAGCACATTCCCCAGCACAAGACCGATGTCTCGTCGTACCAGTGTCGCGAGTGCGGGCTTTGCTACACCTCGCACCGTTCCCTCGCACGGCACCTGTTCATTGTGCACAAGCTAAAAGAGCCGCAAGGAATCGGACGTCACAACGGTCAACAGGAGAACACCCCAAACCCTGAGGTCAATGACGGTATCCCAGATACTCAATGCAAAGTGTGCTCGAAAACGTTTGAAACGGAGGGAgtgctgaacacacacatgcGGACACACGGAATGGCCTTTATAAAGTCTAAACGGTTGAGCGCAGCGGAAAAGTGA
- the znf532 gene encoding zinc finger protein 532 isoform X3, whose protein sequence is MESVCLCVCEREREREREGEGRLRRKYDQFSAAEWGKTERHNQREVRFLAQSHKTMGDMKTPDFDDLLAAFDIPDMVDPKAAIESGHDDHDGQVKHNVHNEDDSHVTSGPDVGVSVIVKNVRNFDAIDQDFSEKDVHPTVGNGLHNGFLPMSPNNRYSKESNKLQRTEIHGMAGNIATFNQFSPISSAEEFDDDDKIEVDDPADKQSSLPFRPNPLTGLSTKTEERRSQHAKPATPEGPSKPKTNSNYNHRKDENNSSNGFLGNSKLSDSQKTRKPEEQPRENLRFQDAKEHKESIAGLNAAKAKSSAKLSSCIAAIAALSAKKANTEANSPETLTTPQDSPRETKETPKVTEKPSGQEVALELPKKVLSKQPESPCSVTSESSSKGSPSSPAGSVKVIPKVRIKTIKTSSGQIKRTVTRVLPEFDPEGWKKAIESSSNVASSLPPFVFSSPTKTSLPTTVLATSGGSAIEVTKQMTIKPVATAFLPVSAVKAAGSQVINLKLANNTTVKATVIPAASVQSASSAILKAANAIQQQTVMVPASSLANTKLVPKTVHLTGLNLLPKNASAAELHKVLTKPQQPIKQSMLVQQQQKKVSRVQVLTSSQSSVVEAFNKVLSSINPVPVYVPNLSPPTAACISLPSRGYRCLECGDSFALEKSLTQHYDRRSVRIEVTCNHCAKNLVFYNKCSLLSHARSHKDKGVVMQCSHLILKPIPADQMILAPSVTSSAPMSSSNLGSTIGGSQGKGNPTTVISAPSSAPVTAAMPLEKDSSKVCRSTLKCLECNEMFQEESSLALHYQQAVESNGQQKTCTICQMLLPNQCSFASHQRIHQHKSPYICPECGAICRSVHFQSHVTKNCLHYTRRVGYRCVHCSVIFADVAALKSHIQGSHCEIFYKCPICPMAFKSAPGTHSHAYTQHPGVKIGEPKLIYKCSMCDTVFTQQTLLYTHFDQHISNQKVSVFKCPDCSTHYAQKQLMLDHIKSMHGTLKTIEGPPNLGINLPLSCKPTNSMSPNNKESGSVNSNEKRERKPSSPTKKNSNGTDLPKKVHTSTSCPGWTCGECDRLFTQREVFIAHMKREHGKQLKKHPCRQCEKSFSSSHSLCRHNRIKHKGLRKVYSCLQCPEPSRTFTKRLLLEKHIQLMHGIKDAEAKLPVVEEAAEDKEQVPRPKRKLHSEDEEPGGEEEAEEPGEEGAPVKTSPSQPLKKLKINVFKTHKCAVCSYTTEDIVRFHEHIPQHKTDVSSYQCRECGLCYTSHRSLARHLFIVHKLKEPQGIGRHNGQQENTPNPEVNDGIPDTQCKVCSKTFETEGVLNTHMRTHGMAFIKSKRLSAAEK, encoded by the exons ATggagagtgtgtgtctgtgtgtgtgtgagagagagagagagagagagagagagggagagggtaGGCTGAGAAGGAAATATGACCAATTCAGTGCTGCAGAATGGGGTAAAACCGAGAGGCACAATCAAAGAGAGGTCAG GTTTTTAGCTCAATCTCATAAGACCATGGGCGACATGAAAACCCCAGACTTTGATGACCTGCTCGCGGCCTTTGATATTCCTGATATGGTCGACCCCAAGGCTGCCATTGAGTCCGGCCATGATGACCATGACGGACAGGTCAAACACAATGTCCACAATGAAGATGACTCTCATGTCACCTCTGGTCCAGACGTTGGGGTAAGTGTTATTGTGAAGAACGTCCGGAATTTCGATGCTATCGATCAAGATTTCTCTGAAAAAGACGTCCACCCCACTGTCGGAAATGGACTACACAATGGCTTCTTGCCCATGTCACCCAACAACAGATACAGCAAGGAAAGCAACAAGCTTCAAAGGACTGAAATTCATGGGATGGCTGGGAATATCGCCACATTCAACCAGTTTAGCCCCATCTCAAGTGCTGAGGAGTTTGACGATGATGACAAGATCGAAGTAGACGACCCTGCAGACAAACAGAGTAGTTTACCTTTCAGACCAAATCCTCTAACTGGTCTGAGCACAAAGACAGAAGAGCGCCGTTCTCAACATGCCAAACCTGCCACACCAGAAGGCCCATCAAAGCCTAAAACAAACAGCAACTACAATCATAGGAAAGATGAGAATAATAGTTCCAATGGCTTTTTGGGAAACTCAAAGCTAAGTGACtctcaaaaaacaagaaaacctGAGGAGCAACCCAGAGAAAACCTACGATTCCAAGATGCAAAAGAGCACAAAGAATCAATTGCTGGGTTGAATGCAGCAAAAGCTAAATCATCTGCAAAGCTCTCGTCCTGCATTGCTGCAATTGCTGCCCTTAGTGCAAAGAAAGCTAACACAGAAGCAAACTCTCCAGAAACCCTTACCACACCTCAAGATTCACCTAGAGAGACAAAAGAGACTCCGAAAGTTACAGAGAAACCTTCAGGACAGGAGGTAGCTCTGGAGCTTCCCAAGAAAGTGCTCTCCAAACAACCTGAAAGCCCATGCAGTGTAACGAGTGAAAGCAGTAGCAAAGGGTCTCCTTCATCTCCAGCGGGGTCAGTCAAGGTCATCCCTAAAGTCCGCATCAAAACCATCAAGACATCTTCTGGGCAGATCAAGAGGACAGTCACCAGAGTTTTGCCGGAGTTTGATCCTGAAGGATGGAAAAAAGCTATTGAATCTTCATCCAATGTCGCCTCATCCCTGCCACCCTTCGTCTTCTCATCTCCCACCAAAACATCTCTACCCACCACAGTATTAGCAACGTCTGGAGGTTCTGCCATTGAAGTTACAAAACAAATGACCATCAAGCCGGTGGCCACTGCCTTCTTGCCAGTCTCAGCTGTAAAGGCGGCCGGTTCCCAAGTAATCAATCTTAAGCTTGCCAACAATACGACAGTGAAAGCCACCGTCATACCGGCGGCATCTGTTCAGAGTGCCAGCAGTGCCATCCTCAAAGCTGCTAATGCCATTCAGCAACAAACTGTCATGGTGCCTGCTTCCAGCCTAGCCAACACCAAACTCGTGCCAAAGACTGTTCACCTAACCGGCCTAAATCTCCTGCCCAAGAATGCATCAGCAGCTGAGCTCCACAAGGTTTTGACCAAACCCCAGCAACCCATTAAGCAATCCATGTTGGTCCAACAACAGCAGAAGAAAGTGTCCCGAGTTCAAGTTTTAACCAGTTCCCAGAGCTCGGTGGTGGAGGCCTTCAACAAAGTTTTAAGTAGCATAAACCCTGTGCCAGTTTACGTACCCAACCTCAGCCCTCCAACCGCTGCCTGTATATCCTTACCGTCCCGAGGCTACAGGTGCTTGGAATGTGGTGATTCTTTCGCCCTGGAAAAAAGCCTTACACAACATTACGATCGTAGAAGCGTCCGCATAGAGGTCACTTGCAACCACTGCGCCAAGAACCTGGTCTTTTACAACAAGTGTAGCCTTTTGTCTCATGCCAGGAGCCACAAAGACAAAGGTGTTGTCATGCAGTGTTCACATCTCATCTTGAAGCCGATTCCTGCTGACCAGATGATCTTAGCGCCCTCTGTAACCTCCAGTGCTCCCATGTCTTCGTCTAACCTTGGATCAACTATAGGAGGGAGTCAGGGGAAAGGGAACCCAACCACGGTGATCTCTGCCCCTTCTTCGGCCCCTGTTACGGCTGCAATGCCGCTGGAAAAGGACTCCTCTAAGGTCTGCAGATCGACTCTAAAGTGCTTGGAGTGTAATGAGATGTTTCAGGAAGAGTCATCACTGGCATTGCACTACCAACAGGCTGTTGAGTCCAATGGACAG CAGAAAACCTGCACCATTTGCCAAATGCTGCTGCCAAACCAGTGTAGTTTTGCCTCCCATCAACGGATCCATCAACACAAGTCTCCATATATCTGCCCAGAGTGTGGAGCTATCTGTCGATCTGTCCATTTTCAGTCTCACGTGACCAAGAACTGCCTGCACTACACACGCAGAGTCGGTTACCG CTGTGTACACTGTAGCGTCATCTTCGCTGATGTTGCTGCTCTCAAGTCGCACATTCAAGGATCCCACTGTGAAATCTTCTACAAATGCCCCATCTGCCCCATGGCTTTCAAATCGGCACCTGGCACACATTCACATGCCTATACCCAGCATCCAGGAGTTAAAATCGGAGAGCCTAA GTTGATCTACAAATGTTCCATGTGTGACACAGTTTTCACCCAGCAGACGTTGCTCTATACGCACTTCGATCAGCACATATCTAATCAGAAAGTGTCCGTCTTCAAGTGTCCTGACTGTTCCACGCACTACGCCCAAAAGCAGCTCATGTTGGATCATATCAAA TCCATGCACGGCACCCTAAAGACCATTGAGGGCCCTCCCAACCTGGGGATCAATCTTCCTCTCAGCTGCAAACCCACCAATTCCATGAGCCCCAACAACAAGGAGAGCGGTTCTGTCAACAGCaatgagaagagagagaggaagccGTCATCACCAACAAAGAAGAACAGTAATGGAACAGACCTTCCCAAAAAAGTCCATACTTCCACCTCCTGTCCCGGCTGGACCTGCGGGGAGTGTGACCGCCTGTTCACACAAAGAGAAGTCTTCATCGCGCACATGAAGAGGGAACATGGGAAG cAACTTAAAAAGCATCCCTGCAGACAGTGTGAAAAGTCCTTCAGCTCCTCTCACAGTTTGTGCAGACACAACAGAATCAAACACAAGGGCCTGCGGAAGGTCTACTCATGTCT ACAGTGTCCTGAACCCAGTCGCACGTTCACGAAAAGACTGCTGCTGGAGAAACACATCCAGCTCATGCATGGCATCAAAGACGCGGAGGCCAAGCTTCCGGTGGTGGAAGAAGCCGCTGAGGACAAAGAGCAG GTACCCCGTCCCAAACGCAAGCTCCACTCTGAAGATGAGGAGCCCGGGGGTGAAGAAGAAGCCGAGGAGCCTGGAGAGGAGGGGGCACCCGTTAAGACCTCACCCTCACAACCTTTAAAGAAACTTAAGATCAACgtattcaaaacacacaaatgtgcCGTGTGCAGCTACACCACCGAAGATATCGTGCGTTTCCACGAGCACATTCCCCAGCACAAGACCGATGTCTCGTCGTACCAGTGTCGCGAGTGCGGGCTTTGCTACACCTCGCACCGTTCCCTCGCACGGCACCTGTTCATTGTGCACAAGCTAAAAGAGCCGCAAGGAATCGGACGTCACAACGGTCAACAGGAGAACACCCCAAACCCTGAGGTCAATGACGGTATCCCAGATACTCAATGCAAAGTGTGCTCGAAAACGTTTGAAACGGAGGGAgtgctgaacacacacatgcGGACACACGGAATGGCCTTTATAAAGTCTAAACGGTTGAGCGCAGCGGAAAAGTGA